The proteins below come from a single Nocardiopsis gilva YIM 90087 genomic window:
- a CDS encoding SGNH/GDSL hydrolase family protein: protein MRIPELPRRTWVLGSLAVSLVLACVIVIAVPVTRTGMLGLWCEVTGRGCAEQPPPPDDAPEVPDWRVEMSPVDAATWGHYVALGDSYSSGDGAGDYLPGTAKSGGCWRSANAYPQRILSAYDFAGDLGFVACSSQKGRAMLKEVGSADSQLDRITPHTSLITLGVGGNDLGFTPVLRTCMVRLPLVEADACTGQEKDVEKRMEKFKATFDDLLAEIRDRAPDARVVVLGYPRLFPAKPQGMYYTLTVGDQKWLNDTIKRFNLQLENAVNRADAEIADESQVGSVEFVDIYTVFKGHEVDAEEPWLNGVLIRDLSEGIKVDRSTFHPTAAGQAAFTDRVAERIASGPGRALYVTRDTLDNADPDVLVAEVE, encoded by the coding sequence GTGCGCATACCGGAACTCCCGCGGCGGACCTGGGTCCTGGGCTCCCTCGCCGTCTCCCTCGTGCTCGCCTGCGTCATCGTCATCGCCGTGCCGGTCACCCGCACCGGCATGCTGGGCCTGTGGTGCGAGGTCACGGGCCGCGGGTGTGCCGAGCAGCCGCCCCCGCCCGACGACGCCCCCGAGGTCCCCGACTGGCGGGTGGAGATGTCCCCGGTGGATGCCGCCACCTGGGGCCACTATGTCGCGCTGGGCGACTCCTACTCCTCGGGTGACGGAGCGGGCGACTACCTTCCTGGCACCGCGAAGTCCGGCGGCTGCTGGCGGTCGGCCAACGCCTACCCGCAGCGGATCCTCAGCGCCTACGACTTCGCCGGTGACCTCGGCTTCGTCGCCTGCAGCTCGCAGAAGGGCCGCGCCATGCTGAAGGAGGTCGGCTCGGCCGACTCCCAGCTCGACCGGATCACCCCGCACACGTCCCTGATCACCCTGGGCGTCGGCGGCAACGACCTGGGGTTCACGCCGGTGCTGCGCACGTGCATGGTGCGGCTGCCGCTGGTGGAGGCCGACGCCTGCACCGGCCAGGAGAAGGACGTCGAGAAGCGGATGGAGAAGTTCAAGGCGACCTTCGACGACCTGCTCGCCGAGATCCGCGACCGGGCGCCGGACGCGCGCGTCGTCGTGCTCGGGTATCCGCGGCTGTTCCCCGCGAAGCCCCAGGGGATGTACTACACACTGACCGTCGGCGACCAGAAGTGGCTCAACGACACGATCAAGCGGTTCAACCTCCAGCTGGAGAACGCCGTGAACCGGGCCGACGCCGAGATCGCCGACGAGAGCCAGGTCGGCAGCGTGGAGTTCGTCGACATCTACACGGTGTTCAAGGGGCACGAGGTGGACGCCGAGGAGCCGTGGCTCAACGGGGTCCTGATCCGCGACCTGAGCGAGGGCATCAAGGTGGATCGGAGCACCTTCCATCCCACCGCGGCGGGGCAGGCGGCGTTCACCGACCGCGTGGCCGAGCGCATCGCCTCCGGACCCGGCCGCGCGCTGTACGTCACGCGCGACACCCTCGACAACGCCGATCCCGACGTGCTGGTCGCCGAGGTCGAGTAG
- a CDS encoding adenosylmethionine--8-amino-7-oxononanoate transaminase, which produces MTPRVTSQPETRPAPAPDAGADPAWVREVDRAHLWHPYSSIGSGPAPGVVHGAAGTRIRLTGEDGVERDVVDGMSSWWSMIHGYAHPVLDAAVRAQLDRFGHVMFGGLTHEPAARLAAALVDITPAPLRHVFLADSGSVSVEVAVKMCLQYWRSQGRPAKQRLLTWRGGYHGDTFQAMSVCDPEGGMHALWGDVLPRQVFADAPPAGYDAAPDPAYIDHLDGLVAEHADELAAVIVEPVVQGAGGMRFHSPAYLRALREITERHGVLLVFDEIATGFGRTGEMFAADHAGVAPDVMCVGKALTGGYMTLAAALCTAEVAQGIAEGEVPVLAHGPTFMGNPLACAVAVASIDLLRSGDWRGDVARVASGLRAGLAPARDLPGVRDVRVLGAIGVIQLDRPVDMAAATEAALNAGAWLRPFRDMIYAMPPYVCADADIERITDGMLAAARVSVEVR; this is translated from the coding sequence ATGACGCCACGAGTGACCAGTCAACCGGAGACACGACCGGCACCGGCTCCTGACGCAGGGGCCGATCCCGCGTGGGTGCGTGAGGTCGACCGGGCCCACCTCTGGCACCCCTACTCCTCCATCGGCTCGGGCCCCGCCCCCGGCGTCGTGCACGGTGCGGCGGGCACCCGGATCCGCCTGACCGGCGAGGACGGTGTCGAGCGCGATGTCGTGGACGGCATGTCCTCCTGGTGGTCGATGATCCACGGCTACGCCCACCCGGTGCTCGACGCGGCCGTGCGCGCGCAGCTCGACCGGTTCGGGCACGTCATGTTCGGCGGTCTCACCCACGAACCCGCCGCGCGGCTGGCCGCCGCCCTCGTCGACATCACGCCCGCCCCGTTGCGGCACGTGTTCCTGGCCGACTCCGGATCGGTGTCGGTGGAGGTGGCCGTGAAGATGTGCCTGCAGTACTGGCGCTCGCAGGGCCGCCCGGCCAAGCAGCGCCTGCTCACCTGGCGCGGCGGCTACCACGGCGACACCTTCCAGGCGATGTCGGTCTGCGACCCCGAGGGCGGCATGCACGCGCTGTGGGGTGATGTCCTGCCCCGGCAGGTGTTCGCCGACGCCCCGCCCGCCGGGTACGACGCCGCGCCTGACCCCGCCTACATCGACCACCTCGACGGTCTCGTCGCCGAGCACGCCGACGAACTCGCGGCCGTGATCGTCGAACCCGTGGTGCAGGGCGCCGGAGGCATGCGCTTCCACAGCCCCGCCTACCTGAGGGCGCTGCGCGAGATCACCGAACGGCACGGCGTGCTGCTGGTGTTCGACGAGATCGCCACCGGCTTCGGCCGCACGGGAGAGATGTTCGCGGCCGACCATGCCGGGGTCGCCCCCGACGTGATGTGCGTGGGCAAGGCGCTCACCGGCGGCTACATGACCCTGGCGGCGGCCCTGTGCACCGCGGAGGTGGCCCAGGGCATCGCCGAGGGCGAGGTCCCGGTCCTCGCGCACGGCCCCACGTTCATGGGCAACCCGCTGGCCTGCGCGGTCGCCGTCGCCTCCATCGACCTCCTGCGGAGCGGCGACTGGCGGGGCGACGTCGCGCGCGTCGCATCCGGCCTGCGCGCGGGCCTGGCCCCGGCCCGCGACCTGCCCGGAGTCCGCGACGTGCGGGTGCTCGGAGCGATCGGCGTGATCCAGCTCGACCGCCCGGTCGACATGGCAGCCGCCACCGAGGCCGCCCTGAACGCCGGAGCGTGGCTGCGCCCGTTCCGCGACATGATCTACGCGATGCCGCCCTATGTCTGCGCCGACGCCGACATCGAGCGGATCACCGACGGGATGCTGGCCGCCGCACGCGTCTCGGTGGAGGTGCGATGA
- the rocD gene encoding ornithine--oxo-acid transaminase produces MSDTRSLGEYTAGGDHTGPVISSSDHIGLAEAHSAHNYNPLPVVIAEGEGAWVTDVEGRRYLDCLAGYSATNFGHSNPDLLAAAHHQLDRVTLTSRAFYHDQFGPWVTALADLVGKEKVLPMNTGAEAVETAVKVARRWAYDVKGVPDGQATIIVAGGNFHGRTTTIISFSEDPDAYGGFGPYTPGFRVVPYGDADAIASAIDATTAAVIVEPVQGEAGVIVPPPDYLPRIREICDDNRVLFIADEVQSALGRTGTVTACEHTGVIPDAYLFGKALGGGILPVSAMVADEDVLGVIQPGQHGSTFGGNPMAAAMGRTVVRMLREGPYLDNAQRLGEVLGTRIKEFVGNGAVAARSIGLWAGVDVDESLASGRELCERLAKKGVLVKDTHGSTVRLSPSLVVTEDDLNWALDRFGEVLAELRAEKG; encoded by the coding sequence ATGAGCGACACCCGCAGTCTGGGCGAATACACGGCCGGTGGGGATCACACCGGTCCCGTCATTTCGAGTAGCGACCACATCGGACTGGCCGAGGCACACTCGGCGCACAACTACAACCCCCTGCCCGTTGTCATCGCCGAAGGCGAGGGCGCGTGGGTCACCGACGTCGAGGGCCGCCGCTACCTCGACTGTCTCGCCGGATACTCCGCGACCAACTTCGGCCACAGCAACCCCGACCTGCTGGCGGCCGCACACCACCAGCTCGACCGGGTGACGCTCACCAGCCGCGCCTTCTACCACGACCAGTTCGGCCCCTGGGTCACCGCCCTCGCCGACCTCGTCGGCAAGGAGAAGGTGCTGCCCATGAACACCGGCGCCGAGGCGGTGGAGACCGCGGTCAAGGTGGCCCGCCGGTGGGCCTACGACGTCAAGGGCGTCCCCGACGGGCAGGCCACGATCATCGTCGCGGGCGGCAACTTCCACGGCCGCACCACCACCATCATCTCCTTCTCCGAGGACCCCGACGCCTACGGCGGCTTCGGTCCCTACACCCCCGGCTTCCGCGTGGTCCCCTACGGCGACGCCGACGCGATCGCGTCGGCCATCGACGCGACCACGGCCGCGGTCATCGTCGAGCCCGTGCAGGGCGAGGCCGGGGTCATCGTGCCGCCCCCGGACTACCTCCCCCGCATCAGGGAGATCTGCGACGACAACCGGGTGCTGTTCATCGCCGACGAGGTGCAGTCGGCCCTCGGCCGCACCGGCACCGTGACGGCCTGCGAGCACACCGGCGTCATCCCCGACGCCTACCTCTTCGGCAAGGCCCTGGGCGGCGGCATCCTCCCCGTCTCGGCCATGGTCGCCGACGAGGACGTCCTCGGCGTGATCCAGCCGGGCCAGCACGGCAGCACCTTCGGCGGAAACCCGATGGCCGCGGCGATGGGCCGCACCGTCGTGCGGATGCTGCGGGAGGGGCCCTACCTGGACAACGCCCAGCGGCTCGGCGAGGTGCTGGGCACCCGGATCAAGGAGTTCGTCGGCAACGGCGCGGTGGCCGCGCGCAGCATCGGGCTGTGGGCGGGGGTCGACGTCGACGAGTCCCTGGCCAGCGGGCGGGAGCTGTGCGAGCGGCTCGCCAAGAAGGGCGTCCTGGTCAAGGACACGCACGGCTCGACGGTCCGGCTCTCGCCGTCCCTCGTCGTCACCGAGGACGACCTGAACTGGGCGCTGGACCGGTTCGGTGAGGTCCTGGCCGAACTGCGCGCGGAGAAGGGCTAG
- a CDS encoding glycosyltransferase family 4 protein — protein sequence MPAAASAPVPPPPAASQSASPLRVAIISESFLPQVNGVTNSVCRVAEHLASRGHQALILAPGTGPARYAGFPVVRLPGVPLPFYRGFTGGLPSRRLVTAALRAFGPDVLHLASPALLGHTAVDIARRWALPTVAVYQTDLPGFTARYGLPAGDLLWPFLRRVHSAVDRTLVPSSATLRELADQDFPRLSLWQRGVDTTRFDPRHRDAALRRRLAPNGEVIVGYVGRLARDKRVDLLAHVAKLRGVRVVVVGDGPDRARLRRRLPGAVFLGQRTGEELSRLYASFDVFVHTGADETFCQAVQEALASGVPVVAPASGGPLDLVVPERNGLLYAPNSVRELRLATGRLVHNAALRERLAAEARSTVEGRTWEVIGDQLLEHYRAVIAPTGAPPLETATASNARGGGAPLGPGLLTRR from the coding sequence GTGCCTGCTGCCGCCTCCGCGCCCGTTCCCCCGCCTCCCGCCGCCTCCCAATCCGCCTCCCCTCTCCGCGTCGCGATCATCAGCGAGTCCTTCCTTCCCCAGGTCAACGGCGTCACCAACTCGGTCTGCCGGGTCGCCGAACACCTCGCCTCCCGGGGCCACCAGGCCCTCATCCTCGCTCCGGGCACCGGCCCCGCCCGCTACGCGGGGTTCCCGGTGGTACGCCTTCCGGGCGTGCCTCTGCCCTTTTACCGCGGTTTCACCGGCGGGCTGCCGTCGCGGCGGCTCGTCACCGCCGCGCTGCGCGCCTTCGGCCCCGACGTCCTCCATCTGGCCTCCCCCGCGCTGCTGGGGCACACCGCAGTGGACATCGCGCGCCGCTGGGCGCTGCCCACGGTCGCCGTGTACCAGACCGACCTGCCCGGATTCACCGCCCGCTACGGCCTTCCCGCGGGCGACCTGCTCTGGCCCTTCCTGCGCCGCGTCCACTCCGCGGTGGACCGCACCCTGGTGCCCTCGTCGGCGACCCTGCGCGAGCTGGCCGACCAGGACTTCCCCCGGCTGAGCCTGTGGCAGCGCGGCGTGGACACCACGCGCTTCGACCCGCGCCACCGCGACGCCGCGCTGCGCCGACGGCTGGCCCCCAACGGGGAGGTCATCGTCGGCTACGTCGGCCGCCTGGCCCGGGACAAGCGGGTCGACCTGCTGGCCCACGTGGCGAAGCTGCGCGGGGTGCGGGTGGTGGTCGTGGGCGACGGTCCCGACCGGGCCCGGCTCCGCCGGCGGCTGCCCGGAGCGGTGTTCCTCGGCCAGCGCACGGGCGAGGAGCTGTCCCGGCTCTACGCCTCCTTCGACGTCTTCGTGCACACGGGCGCCGACGAGACGTTCTGCCAGGCGGTGCAGGAAGCCCTGGCCTCGGGCGTACCGGTCGTGGCCCCCGCCTCCGGCGGCCCGCTGGACCTGGTGGTCCCCGAGCGCAACGGCCTGCTGTACGCCCCGAATTCGGTGCGCGAACTGCGCCTGGCCACCGGGCGCCTGGTGCACAACGCGGCGCTGCGCGAGCGATTGGCCGCCGAGGCACGCAGCACGGTCGAAGGGCGGACCTGGGAGGTGATCGGCGACCAGCTCCTGGAGCACTATCGGGCGGTGATCGCCCCCACCGGCGCACCGCCCCTGGAGACGGCGACGGCGTCGAACGCCCGCGGGGGCGGCGCTCCGCTCGGCCCCGGCCTGCTGACCCGCCGCTGA
- the thiD gene encoding bifunctional hydroxymethylpyrimidine kinase/phosphomethylpyrimidine kinase produces MSGYNILSIAGSDPSGGAGIQADLKTFSALGGYGMTVITALTAQSTSGVTGVHAVPAEFVSAQLDTLLTDARVDAVKIGMLSDTGVIGAVAAAIDHYALRNVVLDPVMVAKSGDRLLAPEAVAGVRDELLPRADLITPNIPEAAELLGADEAGSIETMGAQAERLLVLGARRVLLKGGHLGGADSGHSTDLLVEPDWPPRTFTAERVRTHNTHGTGCTLSSAIAALLPQRDDVPAAVRDAKEYLTEALRHADELDAGRGKGPVHHFHAWWGAVAADH; encoded by the coding sequence ATGAGCGGCTACAACATCCTGTCCATCGCCGGCAGCGACCCCAGCGGGGGCGCCGGCATCCAGGCCGACCTGAAGACCTTCTCCGCGCTCGGCGGCTACGGGATGACGGTCATCACCGCCCTGACCGCCCAGTCCACGAGCGGTGTCACCGGCGTGCACGCCGTCCCCGCGGAGTTCGTCTCGGCGCAGCTCGACACGCTGCTCACCGACGCGCGGGTGGACGCGGTGAAGATCGGGATGCTGTCCGACACGGGCGTCATCGGCGCGGTCGCCGCGGCCATCGACCACTACGCGCTGCGCAACGTGGTGCTCGACCCGGTGATGGTCGCCAAGAGCGGCGACCGGCTGCTGGCGCCCGAGGCGGTGGCGGGGGTCCGCGACGAGCTCCTCCCGCGCGCCGATCTCATCACGCCCAACATCCCCGAGGCCGCCGAACTCCTCGGCGCGGACGAGGCCGGCAGCATCGAGACGATGGGTGCCCAGGCCGAGCGCCTCCTCGTTCTGGGCGCCCGCCGCGTGCTGCTGAAGGGCGGCCACCTCGGCGGCGCGGACAGCGGCCACAGCACCGACCTCCTGGTCGAACCGGACTGGCCGCCGCGGACCTTCACCGCCGAGCGCGTCCGCACGCACAACACCCACGGCACGGGCTGCACCCTGTCCTCCGCCATCGCCGCCCTCCTCCCCCAGCGCGACGACGTCCCCGCGGCCGTGCGGGACGCCAAGGAGTACCTCACCGAGGCCCTGCGCCACGCCGACGAACTCGACGCGGGCCGCGGCAAGGGCCCGGTCCACCACTTCCACGCGTGGTGGGGCGCTGTCGCGGCCGACCACTAA
- a CDS encoding pyridoxal phosphate-dependent aminotransferase translates to MSVSVSATLAVNEALAERRHQGLPVLPLGFGEAGLPVHPAMRDALAAGGDRNAYGPVAGLASLRTAAAGYWDRRGLPTDPELVIAGPGSKPLLYSLLLSIGGDAAIAAPSWVSYAAQTHLAGHSVVFVPTAPAQGGAPQPDLLTDAVTRARMDGRDVRSVIVTTPDNPTGTVPSRGTIRRLADAARALDLVIISDEIYRDLVHEPGTVVHSPAEFAPERTVVTTGLSKNLALGGWRLGVTRLPDSDIGHRLRSDLLGVASEIWSTPATPIQQAATYAFGEPAEITDHIARSRRLHGLVARAVADRFVSAGALVAPPQAGFYLYPDFDGLKGSLAADHGVTTGPELCALLLDSYGMGTLPAAEFGEDERALRMRIATSLLYGETEAQRYSALAADDPLALPWIRAHLDRLDDVLDQLLSNDRVPCGEVG, encoded by the coding sequence ATGTCTGTCAGCGTGTCGGCGACACTCGCCGTCAACGAAGCGCTCGCCGAGCGGCGGCACCAGGGATTGCCCGTACTTCCGCTGGGCTTCGGCGAGGCCGGACTCCCTGTGCACCCCGCGATGCGGGACGCGCTGGCAGCGGGAGGTGACAGAAACGCCTACGGTCCGGTCGCCGGACTGGCGTCGCTGCGGACGGCCGCCGCCGGGTACTGGGACCGCCGCGGACTGCCCACCGACCCCGAGCTGGTGATCGCGGGCCCCGGCAGCAAGCCGCTGCTCTACAGCCTGCTGCTGAGCATCGGCGGCGACGCCGCCATCGCCGCGCCGAGCTGGGTCAGCTACGCCGCCCAGACGCACCTGGCCGGACACAGCGTCGTCTTCGTCCCGACCGCGCCCGCCCAGGGCGGCGCGCCCCAGCCCGACCTGCTGACCGACGCGGTGACCCGGGCCCGCATGGACGGCCGCGACGTCCGCTCGGTCATCGTGACCACGCCCGACAACCCCACCGGGACCGTGCCCTCGCGGGGGACGATCCGGCGGCTGGCCGACGCGGCGCGGGCGCTCGACCTGGTGATCATCTCCGACGAGATCTACCGCGACCTCGTCCACGAGCCCGGCACCGTCGTGCACAGCCCCGCGGAGTTCGCCCCGGAGCGCACGGTCGTCACCACCGGGCTCAGCAAGAACCTCGCCCTGGGCGGCTGGCGGCTCGGCGTCACCCGGCTCCCCGACAGCGACATCGGGCACCGGCTCCGCAGCGACCTGCTGGGCGTGGCCAGCGAGATCTGGTCCACCCCGGCCACGCCGATCCAGCAGGCCGCCACCTACGCCTTCGGTGAGCCGGCCGAGATCACCGACCACATCGCCCGCAGCCGGCGGCTGCACGGCCTGGTCGCCCGCGCCGTCGCCGACCGGTTCGTGAGCGCCGGAGCCCTGGTCGCCCCGCCGCAGGCCGGCTTCTACCTCTACCCGGACTTCGACGGCCTGAAGGGCTCGCTGGCCGCCGACCACGGGGTGACCACCGGCCCGGAGCTGTGCGCCCTGCTGCTGGACTCCTACGGCATGGGAACGCTGCCCGCGGCGGAGTTCGGCGAGGACGAGCGGGCGCTGCGGATGCGCATCGCGACCAGCCTGCTCTACGGGGAGACCGAGGCGCAGCGCTACTCCGCCCTCGCTGCCGACGACCCCCTCGCCCTGCCGTGGATCCGGGCGCACCTGGACCGCCTCGACGACGTGCTCGACCAGCTTCTGTCCAACGACCGGGTGCCCTGCGGCGAGGTCGGATGA
- a CDS encoding alanine/glycine:cation symporter family protein — protein sequence MDQLTDMLDTLSGIIWSEYVLIPLLLLTGLFLTIRLRLLQFHKLFHALWLALVRRKEAEGVQGDISHYQALSTALAATVGVGNIAGAALAIGMGGPGALFWMWMTGLVGMATKYSEALLGVKYRQVDSVGKQSGGPMFYLRHGLPGGLGLALGVLFAVFGAIAAFGIGNGTQANTVSQQLNNVWGVPTWVAGVAMVIIAGTVILGGIKSIGRVAAGIVPIMIVLYIGITLTVLIVHVGDIPAALALVLTDAFTGQAAAGGGAASVFVVIQAGVARGIFSNESGLGTGAIAAAAAKTDQPVRQAMVSMTQTFIDTLIVVTMTCLVIIVTGVWEEDGTGDGAQMTSEALQSGLSAITPGLGAMGGYIVAISVAVFAFTTILGWSYYGERCIDFLVGHRGVPVYRVVFVAMIYVGAVASLDVIWVASDIANGLMALPNLIGLLLLSPVIVQETQRYFSNPDWKNPDIKVPDVRQQ from the coding sequence ATGGATCAACTCACGGACATGCTGGACACCCTCTCCGGCATTATCTGGAGTGAGTACGTCCTCATCCCGTTGCTGCTGCTCACTGGGTTGTTCCTGACGATCCGACTGCGGCTGCTGCAGTTCCACAAGCTCTTCCACGCCCTCTGGCTGGCACTGGTCCGCCGCAAGGAGGCCGAGGGCGTCCAGGGCGACATCTCGCACTACCAGGCGCTGAGCACCGCGCTGGCCGCCACGGTGGGTGTCGGCAACATCGCCGGTGCCGCGCTGGCGATCGGCATGGGCGGTCCCGGTGCCCTGTTCTGGATGTGGATGACCGGCCTCGTCGGTATGGCCACCAAGTACAGCGAGGCGCTGCTGGGCGTGAAGTACCGGCAGGTGGACAGCGTGGGCAAGCAGAGCGGCGGCCCCATGTTCTACCTCCGCCACGGTCTTCCCGGCGGGCTGGGCCTGGCGCTGGGCGTCCTCTTCGCCGTGTTCGGCGCCATCGCGGCCTTCGGTATCGGCAACGGCACCCAGGCCAACACCGTCTCGCAGCAGCTCAACAACGTCTGGGGCGTTCCGACCTGGGTGGCCGGTGTCGCGATGGTGATCATCGCGGGCACGGTCATCCTCGGCGGTATCAAGAGCATCGGCCGCGTGGCCGCCGGGATCGTGCCGATCATGATCGTGCTCTACATCGGCATCACTCTGACCGTGCTGATCGTGCACGTCGGCGACATCCCCGCGGCGCTGGCGCTCGTCCTGACCGACGCCTTCACCGGGCAGGCCGCCGCCGGCGGCGGCGCGGCCTCCGTGTTCGTCGTGATCCAGGCCGGCGTGGCGCGCGGCATCTTCTCCAACGAGTCGGGCCTGGGCACCGGCGCCATCGCGGCCGCCGCGGCCAAGACCGACCAGCCGGTGCGCCAGGCGATGGTCTCGATGACCCAGACGTTCATCGACACGCTCATCGTCGTCACCATGACCTGCCTGGTCATCATCGTCACCGGCGTCTGGGAGGAGGACGGCACCGGCGACGGCGCCCAGATGACCTCCGAGGCGCTGCAGAGCGGCCTGTCGGCCATCACACCCGGCCTGGGCGCCATGGGCGGCTACATCGTGGCCATCTCCGTCGCGGTCTTCGCCTTCACCACCATCCTCGGCTGGTCCTACTACGGCGAGCGCTGCATCGACTTCCTCGTCGGCCACAGGGGCGTGCCCGTCTACCGCGTGGTGTTCGTCGCCATGATCTACGTCGGTGCCGTGGCCTCCCTGGACGTCATCTGGGTGGCCAGCGACATCGCCAACGGCCTGATGGCGCTGCCCAACCTGATCGGCCTGCTGCTGCTCTCCCCGGTCATCGTCCAGGAGACGCAGAGGTACTTCAGCAACCCCGACTGGAAGAACCCGGACATCAAGGTCCCCGACGTCCGCCAGCAGTGA
- a CDS encoding DUF6457 domain-containing protein — MTLVEWAELVSAELELGEEIGKGDVDRILDLARDAAHSVARPAAPLTTYLLGVAVGRGADPVEAAAVLSRLALAQAPESPDTP; from the coding sequence ATGACCCTCGTCGAATGGGCAGAGCTCGTCAGTGCCGAGCTGGAGCTGGGAGAGGAGATCGGCAAGGGCGACGTCGATCGGATCCTGGACCTCGCCCGGGACGCCGCGCACTCGGTCGCCCGCCCGGCGGCGCCCCTGACCACCTACCTGCTCGGTGTCGCCGTCGGCCGAGGAGCCGACCCTGTGGAGGCGGCGGCCGTGCTCAGCCGTCTGGCGCTCGCCCAGGCGCCGGAGTCGCCCGACACGCCGTGA
- a CDS encoding DUF368 domain-containing protein: protein MAKSVGTHLFNAFRGALIGTAEVVPGVSGGTVALIVGIYENLITSAGHAVNGIRLAAGDLPRGRGGARAAEEFRKADWGAIIAVLIGMVLAALVAAKFLAPLVEHEQQYAYAVFFGLILASLWVPYSGSGRTWRPGDYLVALAVAAVTFLLTGLPPAHVEPNFFIVVGAAAIAVCALVLPGVSGSFILLTFGLYTATMDALNARDFGYIGTFALGAIIGLAFFVKLLQWLMESYHHITLVVLTGLMAGSLRALWPWQDEHRTLQAPQGDIPVTVALAVLGFAVVVAVLLFERRVQARRQGAANGAGQTRGRHRSADPVDSAERG from the coding sequence ATGGCGAAGTCAGTCGGTACTCACCTCTTCAACGCGTTCCGCGGCGCCCTCATCGGGACCGCGGAGGTGGTCCCCGGCGTCAGTGGCGGCACCGTCGCACTGATCGTGGGCATCTACGAAAACCTCATCACCTCCGCGGGCCACGCGGTGAACGGAATCCGGCTGGCAGCCGGCGACCTGCCGCGCGGCCGTGGCGGCGCGCGCGCCGCCGAGGAGTTCCGCAAGGCCGACTGGGGCGCCATCATCGCCGTGCTGATCGGCATGGTCCTGGCCGCCCTTGTCGCCGCCAAGTTCCTGGCCCCGCTGGTCGAGCACGAGCAGCAGTACGCCTACGCGGTCTTCTTCGGCCTGATCCTGGCCTCGCTGTGGGTGCCCTACAGCGGCTCCGGGCGCACCTGGAGGCCCGGCGACTACCTGGTGGCACTGGCCGTCGCGGCGGTGACGTTCCTGCTCACCGGCCTGCCCCCGGCCCACGTCGAACCCAACTTCTTCATCGTCGTCGGCGCCGCGGCCATCGCCGTCTGCGCGCTGGTCCTGCCCGGCGTCTCCGGCTCGTTCATCCTGCTCACCTTCGGCCTGTACACGGCCACGATGGACGCGCTGAACGCCCGCGACTTCGGCTACATCGGGACGTTCGCGCTGGGCGCGATCATCGGCCTGGCGTTCTTCGTCAAGCTGCTGCAGTGGCTCATGGAGAGCTACCACCACATCACGCTGGTCGTCCTGACCGGACTGATGGCCGGTTCGCTGCGCGCGCTGTGGCCGTGGCAGGACGAGCACCGCACGCTGCAGGCGCCGCAGGGCGATATTCCGGTCACCGTCGCCCTGGCGGTTCTGGGCTTCGCGGTCGTCGTCGCCGTGCTGCTCTTCGAACGGCGTGTCCAGGCCCGGCGGCAGGGTGCCGCGAACGGGGCCGGTCAGACTCGGGGCCGCCACCGCTCGGCCGACCCGGTCGACTCGGCCGAGCGCGGCTGA